One segment of Anastrepha obliqua isolate idAnaObli1 chromosome 3, idAnaObli1_1.0, whole genome shotgun sequence DNA contains the following:
- the LOC129242097 gene encoding uncharacterized protein LOC129242097: MGQKRANKGPSRYKLYQRSLAILGRIHKNETEGKAHPKDEADRARCQKVVDEYLVFQAARKTEARKRNRSQDENKRATKKHKISDQDAVVPKLTKPFSEVARDHLQMALVDETSNRGKPVLEKWSEIEARLSRIIVDHVMANPEGQSPGFDSVEVVRGCRVIKCDDQYSLHFLTKAIGEIQNSWDGLRLKLIPASEIPRRPRARIWIPNMEFEANQLIPYLQAHNRAVPMADWSIIKAEAPQRHSVSFLLQITEESLEPLQKVENKLRFGIRKAQLKIFRSANPEEEQDEVDGTSELLTGMQLNDAEPAEANQ, from the coding sequence ATGGGGCAAAAGCGCGCCAATAAAGGCCCATCAAGGTACAAGctctaccagaggtctctcgctatCCTTGGCAGGATTCATAAGAACGAGACCGAAGGTAAAGCTCATCCCAAAGATGAGGCTGACAGGGCAAGGTGTCAAAAGGTGGTGGACGAATATCTGGTATTCCAAGCCGCCCGAAAGACAGAGGCCAGAAAACGTAACCGTTCGCAAGACGAAAACAAAAGGGCAACAAAGAAGCACAAGATCTCAGATCAGGATGCGGTTGTCCCCAAACTTACGAAACCATTCAGTGAGGTGGCAAGGGACCATCTTCAAATGGCACTGGTGGACGAAACTTCCAACCGCGGCAAACCTGTGCTGGAAAAATGGTCGGAGATTGAGGCTCGGTTGTCTCGCATAATCGTCGACCATGTCATGGCGAACCCGGAGGGTCAATCGCCAGGTTTCGACTCGGTGGAAGTGGTTCGCGGTTGCCGGGTAATCAAATGCGATGACCAGTACTCATTGCATTTCCTGACAAAAGCGATTGGTGAAATCCAGAACAGCTGGGATGGCTTGAGGCTCAAGCTCATTCCAGCTAGCGAGATACCACGaaggccgagggctcgcatctggatACCAAACATGGAGTTTGAAGCCAATCAGTTAATTCCCTATCTCCAGGCTCACAACCGCGCAGTGCCGATGGCCGATTGgtcgatcatcaaagcggaggctccgcaaaggCACAGCGTGTCGTTCCTCCTTCAAATTACAGAAGAGAGCCTTGAACCactgcaaaaagtggaaaataaacttCGGTTTGGCATACGGAAGGCccagctgaagatattccgttcAGCGAATCCGGAGGAGGAGCAGGATGAGGTTGACGGCACCAGCGAACTGCTGACTGGCATGCAGTTAAATGACGCCGAACCTGCGGaagcaaaccaataa